CCGGCCGCTTCGCCGTGGCCGACGGCGCCACCACTGCGTTTCGGGCCCGGGCCTGGAGCCACATCCTCACCGCCGGGTGGCTGAGCGACCCCTTCGCGATCGACGACGACGACGAATGGGTCGAGTGGTTGGCTCGCCGGGCCGCGATCTGGGATGCCGATCTCGACGGACGAGAGGACGACGCGCCGTTCTATGTCGTGGCCGCCGCGAACCGCGGCAGCTTCGCCACGTTGCTCGGTGTCGAACTCGGCGTCGACGACGGCGAGTTGTGCTGGCGGGCCCTCGCCGTGGGCGACGCCTGCCTGTTCCATGTGCGCGAGGGCGCGTTGCTGCAGTCCTTTCCGGTCACCGATGCCGCCGAGTTCGGGAGTCACCCGGCACTCGTGCACTCGGGAACCACCACGGGCCCGGGCGCTGTCCGGGGGGTCGAACGGGCGCGGGGCAGCCTCATCGAGGGTGATCGAGTGCTCCTCGCGACCGACGCGCTGGCCGAATGGGCGCTCCTCGCCGGGAGCACCGACCCGGGCGTGTGGGAGCGTCTCGGCACCATCGACGAAGAGGGATTCGGCCGTCTCATCGCCGAACTCCGGGCCGGCGATGCCCTGCGAAACGATGATGTGACGCTGCTGCGCTGTGGCGTCTCGATCAGTTCGGCGGTCCGGCGATGACCGACGAGGTGCGCTGGCCCGACGCAGGCGAGTACGCCCAGGCGGCGCGTTCCCCGACCGAGTTCCTGCTCGACGACGAGCTGCGCCAGGGCAAACTCCGCACCTCGCCGTTGGGCATTCCCCTTCCCGCGACCGGTCGGAACGCGGCGGTGTTCCGGCTGTTGCTCGACGAGGGGTCCGTGGCGGTGCGCTGCTTCACGCGTCAGCCTCGCGATGGTCGCCGTCGCTACGACGCGCTGCGGGCCTACGTCGAGCGCACAGCGATCCCTGCGTTCGCGGACGCGCGGTGGCTGCCCGATGCCATCGCGGTCGGCGCGCAGCGGTTTCCGATGATCCGGATGGAGTGGGTCGACGGTCTCAACCTCGACCGCTATGTCGAGGCGCACATCGAGGACCGCAACCGGCTCGCCGACCTCGCCGAATCATGGATCGAGCTCCTCCACGCGCTCGAGGCCTCCGACGTCGCCCACGGCGACCTTCAGCACGGCAACATCCTGGTCGAGGCCGACGGCGCCATCCGCCTCGTCGACCTCGACGGGATCTGGACGCCGGCGACGACCGATCTCGTGCCCAACGAGGTCGGTCATCGCAACTATCAGCATCCGCAGCGGATCACCGGCGGCTACTGGGGGCGTTCGGTCGATGCCTTCTCCGCGCTCGTCGTCGCGGTCAGCCTCGAAGCGCTCGCGCAGGAGCCGGGGCTGTGGTTCGAGCACAACGACGGCGCCAACAACCTCCTCCTCGCCGAGGCGGACTACATGGCGCCCGGCGACACCCCGGTGTGGGCCGACCTCGACGCGTTGGCCGATCCGGTGCCGTCTCTGGCCGCCCGCCTTCGAGACGCGTGTGCGGCCGACGTGGCTCGGCTGGCGAAGCCCACGGAGATGGTCCGGGTACACGGCATGCTCACCACCCCTGCGCCGCCTGCCTTCATCACCGAGCGCATCGGGCCCGCAACCGGCGAGACACCCGTCGTGCCGGACTCGGCCCCGGCCCCGGCCCCGGCACCGGCACCGGCGACACCGGTGCCCGTGCCTCGCGACGACCGACCCGACCTCGACCCGGTCGGCGGAGAAGCGCCCCGGCCTCCCGAGCCGACGCGGCCTGATCCCGCACCGAGCCCCGGCGCCGGTTCGAGTGGGCTCTCGGCCGGCATCGTCTTCGTCCTGTTCGCCACGATCGTCGCGATCATCGTGGTGTTCGTCGGCGTGGCGACCCTCGGGCTGACCACACCGGTGGGATGGCTGGCGTGACCGACACGTTCGACATCGCCACGTTCGGTGCCTACGAGACCAGGGAGTTTCTCGGAATGGGGAGCTTCGCAGAGGTGTACCGCTGCTATCACGCCGATCTCGACACCGAGGTGGCGGTGAAGGTCCTGCACCGACACCTGTCTCGTCAGCCCGATGTGCGCGAGCGGTTCCTCCAGGAGGCCCGCATCCTCTGGCGAGCCGAGCACCCCAGGGTCATCCCGGTGCATCACGTCGACGTACTGCCCTCGGGACAGCCCTACTTCGTGATGCGGCTGGCCGAGTGCGGCAGCCTCGGATCGCAGATCGAGCGACGGATGGTCGAGTCCGGGGGACCGTTCGAGTTGCCGGCGGTCGTGGGGCTGGCCGGCGAACTCGCCGAGTGTCTCGATGCCGTCCGGGCCCGAGGGGTGGTCCATCGCGACCTCAAACCGGAGAACGTGTTGGTGCGCCGGGTTCGAACCCCCGACCCCGACCGCGTCGCTCGCTGGGGTCTGCCCGCCGATGAGCGGCTCACCCTGGCCGACTTCGGACTCGCGAAGGTGTTGGCCGAGGGCACGAGCATGTTGTCGCAGTTGGGCGGGACCCCCCACTACATGGCCCCCGAGCAGATGTCGCTCACGGCTCGGCTCGACTGGCGGGCCGATCTGTTCGCCGTGGGAGTGATGACGTTCGAGCTGGCGGTGGGCGAGGTGCCCTGGCCGGAGCGAACCGTGGAGAACGCACGGGACATCGATCTCGACCTCGTCGACGCTCACGAGCGCAGCGGGGGGACTGTGCCGATCGGCTTCGACGACGTGATCCGGCGAGCCGTGATGCACGACCCCGAGGATCGCTACGAGTCGCCGTCGGCGTTCGTGGACGCGCTGACCGAGCTCGTCGTCGATGATGCCGTCGACGACGACGAGCCCATGACGCACTCGATCATCGAGAGAATTCGGATCCTCGCCGACGGACTGGACGATTCCGTGCGTCGCGGCGACCGGCCGGTCCGCACTCTCGTGGCCGACGCACTCGACCGGCCCCGACGCCTGGTGGTGGTCGGTGGAGAGCGAACGACGCCCGACGGGCTCACCCTGCGGATGCTCGGACGACGGGTTGAGCCGGGCCGAGGATCGCTGCTCGGCCATCGGGTCACGAGGATCCGCCAGGGGGACGAGCTGCGGCTGCTGGCCCGCACCCTCGCCGGCGACGAGGTGCTCGGCCACGTGGACCATGACGACAGCGGGCGACTGCGCCTGGAGCTGGCGGTGTCGCCATGGTCGGTCGACACCCTCGAGCTCGAGCTGCCGGGTGACCATTTCGGCGGGGTCGAACTCGTCGACGTGCCCTGGTCGGTCGTGCGGGCCGAGGCGGGTGGCGCCGCGGCGTTCATCCGCGAGGCGGATCTGGTCGTGCTCGGACTGCCCATGTCGACGGCGGTCGCGGCCGCCAACCTCGACACGCTGCTCGGCCTCCTCCTGGAGTCGGTCGTCGGTCCGGTCGGCGTGGTCGGAGTCCAGGCCGCTGCCTCCTTCGAACAGATGCCGTTGCGCCTGCCGGGCACGCTCGAGGTCCTGTCGTCCGACGACGCCGCCGAACTGCGGGCGTTGACCGATGACGTCCTCGGCGGCGAGCGGGGGGTCTCGCTGGCGGCCAGCCGGGCGCTGGCCCTGCTGGCCCCCGAAGCCGAACGCTTCGACGACGAGCTCGACGCGATACGCCGCGACGCCCCCGAGCTCGACCGATTGATCGCCGCCCGATCCGTGGTGGTGCAGCGCTCGGTCACCGTCGACGAGCGCGACGAGCTGGTGCATCTGCTGGGTCGCCGGGCGCCCCAGACCCGGCTCGGGCTGGCGCCCGACGCGGACCCGGCGACCGTTCGCAGGGTCGCCGCCGAGCGTCGCCGACGTTGGGAGTGGGCGCGCTCGCGTGCGACCTCGGGCGGTGAGCGGGCCCGGATCCTCGATGCTGCGCTCGGCGCTCTCGGCGGGCTGATCGAACTTTCCGAAGGAGCGAACTGATGGCAGGCGACACATCCCTTCTCGTGGTGGTGGGCCGACGCACGCTTCACGGCGCGGTCCTCACCGGGGACGGGCCTCTCGCGGTCGCGGACCGCGAGGCATTCGACGAGATCGCGGCGCTGCGCCGTGGCGATCTGGGTCCGCTCCGCCGCTGGATCGCGCAGACGGCGCGCGACGCCGGCTCGACGCACCCGAGCATCGACCGCATCGTCCTCGTCGCCGGCCCGTGGGCCCGACCGCCGCTCGTCGCCCTGGTCGGTGAACGAGTCGACGGTGTCGAGGTCACCGAGATACTCGACGACGGGCTCGCCTCGCTGGCCGGGGCCGCAGACCTCGTCGAGGACCGCGAGCGGTTCGTCCTCCTCGACACGGATCGTCGCCTCCTGCTGCGGGTCGCAACTGACGAGGGCATGGTCATCGAAGAACGCGTCGAGATCGCGGGCTCGGCATCCGAGGCCGAGGTCGCCGCAGCAGCCCACGTCGTCGAGCACTTCGACCCCGAGCGCGACGGGCCGACCGTGGTGGTGGTCGCCGACGCCGAGCACGACGTCGGGTCGTTGACGACCGCCCTCACGGCCGGAGGCTGGGTGATCGTCGCCGCGTCGACCGACCGGCTGACCGAGGGTGCGGCGTCGATGTTGACCGGCTTCTCGATCGCCGACCGTTCCGGTGGTCAGTCCCAGGTTCTGGGCCCCAACGAGTGGGAGTACGACACGGCGACACTCTCACCGATCGGTGCCCCTGACGTCCGTGGCGATGTTCCGACTCTCGACCCAGCCGAATCGACCGAGGCCTCCGACCTCCTCGATCGGCCGACGACGCTCGCCGGAGAGGAGATCATCGCCGACCGGCCGACCGAGGAGGCTGTCGACCGGCCGACCGAGGAACGTGATCGGCCGACCGAGGAGGCTGTCGACCGGCCGACCGAGGAACGTGATCGGCCCACGGTGGAGAAGCGCTCCGAACTGCCGCCTCCGGTTGCTTCGCCCACGGGTGCGGCGGGGCCGCGCACCTCGAGCGATGTCGCGGCCGACCGCGTGGCGGCGGCGACGGAGGGCGGACCCGAGATTCCGGCGCTGGTCGCAGGGGCGAGCATCGGGGCCATCACCCTGGCGGGCGTGGCCGCGCTCGTGATCCTCGGGGGCCGTGAAGAGGTCCTGCCGGCCGCCGAATGCGACGCCGCCTTCGCGGCGACGATCGATGCCGACGCCGTGGTCGCGCTTCCCTCGGCCGGGCCGGACGTGACGGAGCGGTGGCAGGTCGATCTGGGTGGGCCCTCTGCCGTGGCGCCCGCCATCGTCGGCGGCATCGTGGTCGGTGTCGACGTTGGCAGCGGCGACACCCCCTCCGTCGTGCGGGCCTTCGACGCACGCAGCGGTGAACAGGTCTGGTCGCGCATGCTCAGCGGTCGTGTGTTCACTGCACCGGTGGTCCAGACGGGATCCCCCGATCTGGTGTGGATCACCGACGACTCCGGCCGTCTCACTGCGTTCGACGCATCCGGCACCGAACTGGGCGGATGCTCGATCCCGACCGCAGTGCGGTCCCTGGCCGTCGTCTCGACCGATGCGGGCCCCGCGTTGGCCGTCGTCGGCACCGAGGGCGGCGTCGTTCGCGGCCTCGCCTCGGGGCGGGAACTGTGGTCGGTGCAAACCGGGGACGCCGTCCGTTCCGTGATCTCGACCCCGGCGGGAATCGCCGCGGTGACCGACGGGGGCGAGCTGCTGATCCTCGACCCGGACAATGGCGCGATCCGGGTCCGCACCGGACTTGGTGGGTCGGCCTCGTCGCCCCTGCTCGTGCTGGGTGACGACCTGGTGTTCGCCACCGCCGATGGAGAGGTGGTCAGGGTGACGACCGGCGG
This region of Acidimicrobiales bacterium genomic DNA includes:
- a CDS encoding serine/threonine-protein kinase, which translates into the protein MTDTFDIATFGAYETREFLGMGSFAEVYRCYHADLDTEVAVKVLHRHLSRQPDVRERFLQEARILWRAEHPRVIPVHHVDVLPSGQPYFVMRLAECGSLGSQIERRMVESGGPFELPAVVGLAGELAECLDAVRARGVVHRDLKPENVLVRRVRTPDPDRVARWGLPADERLTLADFGLAKVLAEGTSMLSQLGGTPHYMAPEQMSLTARLDWRADLFAVGVMTFELAVGEVPWPERTVENARDIDLDLVDAHERSGGTVPIGFDDVIRRAVMHDPEDRYESPSAFVDALTELVVDDAVDDDEPMTHSIIERIRILADGLDDSVRRGDRPVRTLVADALDRPRRLVVVGGERTTPDGLTLRMLGRRVEPGRGSLLGHRVTRIRQGDELRLLARTLAGDEVLGHVDHDDSGRLRLELAVSPWSVDTLELELPGDHFGGVELVDVPWSVVRAEAGGAAAFIREADLVVLGLPMSTAVAAANLDTLLGLLLESVVGPVGVVGVQAAASFEQMPLRLPGTLEVLSSDDAAELRALTDDVLGGERGVSLAASRALALLAPEAERFDDELDAIRRDAPELDRLIAARSVVVQRSVTVDERDELVHLLGRRAPQTRLGLAPDADPATVRRVAAERRRRWEWARSRATSGGERARILDAALGALGGLIELSEGAN
- a CDS encoding PQQ-binding-like beta-propeller repeat protein, with translation MAGDTSLLVVVGRRTLHGAVLTGDGPLAVADREAFDEIAALRRGDLGPLRRWIAQTARDAGSTHPSIDRIVLVAGPWARPPLVALVGERVDGVEVTEILDDGLASLAGAADLVEDRERFVLLDTDRRLLLRVATDEGMVIEERVEIAGSASEAEVAAAAHVVEHFDPERDGPTVVVVADAEHDVGSLTTALTAGGWVIVAASTDRLTEGAASMLTGFSIADRSGGQSQVLGPNEWEYDTATLSPIGAPDVRGDVPTLDPAESTEASDLLDRPTTLAGEEIIADRPTEEAVDRPTEERDRPTEEAVDRPTEERDRPTVEKRSELPPPVASPTGAAGPRTSSDVAADRVAAATEGGPEIPALVAGASIGAITLAGVAALVILGGREEVLPAAECDAAFAATIDADAVVALPSAGPDVTERWQVDLGGPSAVAPAIVGGIVVGVDVGSGDTPSVVRAFDARSGEQVWSRMLSGRVFTAPVVQTGSPDLVWITDDSGRLTAFDASGTELGGCSIPTAVRSLAVVSTDAGPALAVVGTEGGVVRGLASGRELWSVQTGDAVRSVISTPAGIAAVTDGGELLILDPDNGAIRVRTGLGGSASSPLLVLGDDLVFATADGEVVRVTTGGEEVWRTTLDREVRAPLATVDGDVFVPSVDGSLVRVDGDDGTVVDEFDLDAAVDGGVAALDGGVATGDDLGRLVIRDLRTDEPLAIVELNGAVNGGLGVGDDLIAVVDSGGILRVLEVR